The sequence below is a genomic window from Chromatiales bacterium.
ATTGCAGCAATTCTATCAACAGTTCTAGAGTTCCTTCGTTAAATTTATTTTTTGAATAATCCAAAAATAAGTCGTTGACTTCTAGCGAATATCTATCAAACCGTTGCGCATCTTGGGTGAATAAGTCGCACAGCCGCACGGCTTGCGTTTGCGCATAGTGCTTGTTGAGTCTTTTAAGGATTGCTTGTTTATCAGGATTTTCCACTGGATTTTTTTATATCACTCAATAATACGGCTATTATACAGCGAACACCTACGGCTGTATGCACTATCACGCATAGTCCTCCTCGAGTGATACGATATAGTAGAATAATAAAATGCTACTAAAAATCTAGAAAAAAACCGTTTAGTTAACTGATGATAAAAACATACCAGCACGGCATCGCCTCTAATAATGTGCAGTTTGTGCATTTACTGCTACAGGTGTTTTTTGTTGGTTTAGCATGGGGGGTGATGCGCACTGTTGTTCCAGTGCTAGCCGAAACCGAATTCGGCATGCCGGAAGACGCCTTTACACTACTCTCGTCTTTTGTCATCACTTTCGGCTGTGTCAAAGGGACATTAAATTTTGTCGCCGGACGGCTCTCTGAGAAGTTGGGTCGTAGATATATTCTGATAGCTGGCTGGCTAACTGCAATACCAGTGCCGTGGATGATTTTTTATGCCCCCAACTGGAATTGGATTATTGTTTCAGCGATATTACTTGGCATCAACCAGGGATTATGCTGGTCAATGACGCAAACCGCTAAGATAGACATCGCTCATCTCAACGAGAGAGGGCTTGCCATAGGTCTAAACGAGTTCGCCGGCTATCTCGGAGTTGCAGCCTCTGGAGTCATTATTGGTTATATGTCGGAGATTCTGCCACCACGCGAGGCATTGCTATTGTTCGGTATCGTGGTTATTCTAGCGGCGCTGTTGTTTGCCTGGATTTGTGTGCAAGAAACTCTGCCGTGGATGCACGCCGAAGCCCGCAACCGACAACAACAAAATAATATCCAACAGTACAGCTACCGCGTTCATTCCATTCCAAACACGCCGACTACTTGGCAGGTTTTTGCTTGGGTCAGTTGGCACGATCGTAGAATGGCAGCTTTTAGTCAAGCGGGACTGGTAGAAAAATTCGTTGACACACTGATCTGGGTGTTTTATCCGGTCTATCTATACGAAAAGGGTGTGAGCCTCTTTCATATCGGCATCATCGTCGGTATATACGGTGCTGTCTGGGGAGTCTTGCAAACCTTAACCGGCAAGCTATCCGACCATATCGGCAGGATGAAGCCGATAGTTTTGGGAATGTGGATTTGCGCCATCGGCATAGCCATTAAGTTATACAGCGATGATGTGCTGTGGTGGTGTATTAGTTCGGCGATCACTGGTGCAGGCATGGCGCTGCTATACCCTAATCTCAGTGCTGCTGTCAGCGACATTAGCCATCCAAATTGGCGCGGTTCGGCAATTGGGGTTTATCGTTTTTGGCGCGATCTAGGATATGGAGTAGGCGCATTGATTTTAGGTCTCACCGCCGATATACACGGCGAAATTACTGGCAGTTTTGGCATAGTTATTATCGCTATGTTTTTATCCGGCTTACTGGTATGCTATTGGGGGCAAGAAACCTTACCTAAGTTAAGGAAATCGTTGCCCGGGCGATAGCAGATGGTGGAGAGATTGATATGCACATAGCAATAGTAGGCGGTAGCGGCTTTGTCGGAAATGTGCTAGCTGATATGCTGTTGGGCAGAGGCCACGAGGTTACTATCTTGAGCCGCAATCCGACTCCTCGGCAGTTGCATCCAGGCGCCCAGCTGCGAGTATACGAGCCGCATAATTTTTCTGAGCTATTATTAAAAGACTGCACGGGTGTGATCAATCTCGTAGGGATATTAAACAAACGCATGTTACACTCAGACGATTTTGATGCCGCACATGTCGTATTAGTCAAACATATTATCCGTTCGTGCCAAGCTGCAGGCATACGCCGCTATCTACATATGAGTGCCCTGCACGCGAACGCCGAAGGACCTAGCGAGTACCTAAAGACAAAATATGCCGGTGAAGCTGCAGCGTTGCAAGCAGAGAATCTGGATGTTACGAGCTTTCGGCCGTCGGTCATATTCGGTCCTAGAGATAGTTTTCTAAATCGCTTTGCCCGACTGATGAAATTATTAATCATCCCAATATTCCCATTAGCCTGCGCCAATACTCGCTTTGCACCGGTTTATGTGAACGACTTAGCAGAGCGGATTGTCAATAGCATAGACGATACACAAACCATCGGGCAGTGTATTAATCTCTGCGGTCCCAAACAATACACGCTTGAGCAAATAGTGAGTTATGTCGGACAACTTCTTGGTAAAAATATGCGAGTAATCTCTCTACCAGACGGTATAGCACAGCTGCAAGGTCGCGTGCTTGATTTTGTGCCGGGCAAACCCTTTAGCTACGATAACTATTTATCCTTGCAGGTAGACAGCGTCTGTGCACAGAGCGATTCTTTATGCGCTACCTCTATGGAGGACATTGCTCCCCAGTATATTAAATCGTAAATCCATAGCCTGTCGTTAGCCGATATAGATTAGAATAATGGACTAAAATAATGTATGGCTTTCGTTGAGAATCGTAAGGCTATCTTGTGTATTACTTGCGGGAAGATGAACCTATGTATACAAAAATAAAAGGTCGCTATATCTTTTTATTGGCAATCGCTGTTATAGTGCTAATGTTGTTTTGGCTACCCGTTATCGTCATCACTTTACTGATTGCCGCAGTGGTGCTTTGTATAGTGCCTGCTACCAGATTATGGTGTTTTAGCACACCGCTTTATCACCTGCTGAAAAAGTCTATGCCACCGGTCAGCGATACTGAGCGCGAGGTCATAGAGTCTGGTTCAACATGGTGGGAGAAAAGTTTATTTCAAGGACAACCAGACTGGTCGGGTCTGTTGTCTTTGCCGTCGCCGAAATTGAATGAAGCCGAACAAGGTTTTTTAGATAACGAAACCGAGGAACTCTGCAATCTGGTAGATGATTGGCAAATCAAGCAGCAAGCCGACCTAAGTCACCAAGCGTGGGAGTTTATAAAAACACGCCGCTTCTTCGGTATGATTATTCCCAAATACTATGGCGGTTTAGGTTTTTCTAACGCCGCACATTCGGCGGTTATCACCAAATTGGCAAGCCGTAGTGCAGTGCTGGCTACTACGGTCATGGTACCTAATTCTCTAGGACCTGCAGAATTACTCTTGAAATACGGTAGCGATAAACAAAAATCTGATTATCTGCCTAAGTTAGCACGCGGTGAAGAAGTGCCGTGCTTTGCACTGACCTCTTTACACGCTGGTTCAGATGCCGGTAGCATTGACGATTTCGGAGTCGTTTGCGAGGATGAATTTGACGGGCAACGGTGCTTAGGGTTACGGCTTACTTGGCGCAAACGTTATATTACGCTTGCCCCAGTCGCCACTCTAATCGGGCTGGCAGTTAAAGTGGTTGATCCGCAACAGCTACTTGATAAAGATATTTTTCATGGCAACAAAGAATTAGGTATTACCTGTGTATTAGTACCGGCGAATACACCTGGGGTAAATAAAGGACAGCGACACTCACCGCTGGACACTCTGTTTCAGAATGGTCCAACCTCTGGAGAGGGTGTTTTCGTACCGCTTGATTATGTCATCGGCGGTATGTCGATGATTGGACAAGGCTGGCGGATGCTCGTTGAATGTTTAGTCATAGGGCGTAGCTTATCCATCCCTGCGCTTGCCTCATCAGCGCAACAAAACGCACTTTATACGAGTAACGCATATGGTCGTTTGAGAGAGCAGTTTCGGCTTCCGATTGCCAAATTTGAAGGTGTGCAGAAGGAACTAGCACAACTGGCAATGAACACGACCACCACTGATGCGATGCGCCTACTTACCGTAGCTGCTATAGACGACGGCCATAAACCAGCGGTGGTCTCGGCGATAGTCAAGTACTACAGCACCGAAAACGCTCGCCATTCGGTCAATATCGCAATGGATATACACGGCGGTAAAGCAATTATGCAGGGACCTAAAAATTATCTCGCCAGCATATATAAAAGTATTCCTATCATCATTACCGTTGAAGGCGCAAATATTCTAACCCGTTCGTTGATGATCTTTGGGCAAGGTGCGCTACGCTGCCATCCATATTTATATAGCGAACTCAAATGCTTTAGCGACCAGAGCGAAAAATCAATCGCCGATTTTAATAGCTTGCTGGGAAAGCATACGCGCTATTTTCTGAAGACTCTCGTCAAAGCGCGTTGGACTGCGTTGACTAAAGCCCGTTTCTCGTCGGTGCCGGCAGACGCAGGCACTATGCGAAAGCATTATAGAAATGTTAACTATATTAGTGCTTTGTTCGCGTTTTTATCTAATCTGATCATTCTAACCTCAGGCGGCGGTTTTAAGAAAAAGGAAATTATATCGGGTTATTTCTCGGATGTACTGGCAATGATGTACGCAACAGGCGCACTGCTCAAACAGCACCATAATCGCTTACACCCAGAGATTGACAAGGACTTAACGGACCTGGCTTGTAGCGAATGCATACAACACGCTGAGGCCACGCTGCATAAAATCTGTCTTAATTTACCTAAACCGTTTAATTGGCTGAGTAGGTTCATACTCTTTCCTCTGGGCAAGCGCATCCGAGGAAGCAGTGAGCAATCTTATAGCCGATTAGCACAACAATTATATAGCTCCGATGACCTGAGTACATTATTAACGCCGGATATCCACCGAGAAAGTTTTGCGCACTTGAGCAACGCGGTATCGCTTAGCAGAGAAGTGACCGAACTGCGCAGTCAACTAAAAGCATACCCCAGAGCGATAGCACAAGATAACGAAAGCTGGCTATCCGACTTACAACAGCAAGGTATCATCAGTTCCGACGAATGTGACAAACTCAAATCGTGGCAACAAGCGGTTGACGAGGTATTAGAGGTAGATAGTTTTGACTCTATCTAAACGACACCCAGCAATCAATAAAATAGCATTACTGGGGTGCGGCACGATGGGTAGCCAAATTGCTGCACATTGCGCTAATGCCGGCTTGGACACATTGTTATACGGAATCACTAGCGATGCATCGCATCGCGACAGTGCTGCGTACGCCATAAATCATTTG
It includes:
- a CDS encoding MFS transporter, with amino-acid sequence MIKTYQHGIASNNVQFVHLLLQVFFVGLAWGVMRTVVPVLAETEFGMPEDAFTLLSSFVITFGCVKGTLNFVAGRLSEKLGRRYILIAGWLTAIPVPWMIFYAPNWNWIIVSAILLGINQGLCWSMTQTAKIDIAHLNERGLAIGLNEFAGYLGVAASGVIIGYMSEILPPREALLLFGIVVILAALLFAWICVQETLPWMHAEARNRQQQNNIQQYSYRVHSIPNTPTTWQVFAWVSWHDRRMAAFSQAGLVEKFVDTLIWVFYPVYLYEKGVSLFHIGIIVGIYGAVWGVLQTLTGKLSDHIGRMKPIVLGMWICAIGIAIKLYSDDVLWWCISSAITGAGMALLYPNLSAAVSDISHPNWRGSAIGVYRFWRDLGYGVGALILGLTADIHGEITGSFGIVIIAMFLSGLLVCYWGQETLPKLRKSLPGR
- a CDS encoding complex I NDUFA9 subunit family protein translates to MHIAIVGGSGFVGNVLADMLLGRGHEVTILSRNPTPRQLHPGAQLRVYEPHNFSELLLKDCTGVINLVGILNKRMLHSDDFDAAHVVLVKHIIRSCQAAGIRRYLHMSALHANAEGPSEYLKTKYAGEAAALQAENLDVTSFRPSVIFGPRDSFLNRFARLMKLLIIPIFPLACANTRFAPVYVNDLAERIVNSIDDTQTIGQCINLCGPKQYTLEQIVSYVGQLLGKNMRVISLPDGIAQLQGRVLDFVPGKPFSYDNYLSLQVDSVCAQSDSLCATSMEDIAPQYIKS
- a CDS encoding acyl-CoA dehydrogenase translates to MYTKIKGRYIFLLAIAVIVLMLFWLPVIVITLLIAAVVLCIVPATRLWCFSTPLYHLLKKSMPPVSDTEREVIESGSTWWEKSLFQGQPDWSGLLSLPSPKLNEAEQGFLDNETEELCNLVDDWQIKQQADLSHQAWEFIKTRRFFGMIIPKYYGGLGFSNAAHSAVITKLASRSAVLATTVMVPNSLGPAELLLKYGSDKQKSDYLPKLARGEEVPCFALTSLHAGSDAGSIDDFGVVCEDEFDGQRCLGLRLTWRKRYITLAPVATLIGLAVKVVDPQQLLDKDIFHGNKELGITCVLVPANTPGVNKGQRHSPLDTLFQNGPTSGEGVFVPLDYVIGGMSMIGQGWRMLVECLVIGRSLSIPALASSAQQNALYTSNAYGRLREQFRLPIAKFEGVQKELAQLAMNTTTTDAMRLLTVAAIDDGHKPAVVSAIVKYYSTENARHSVNIAMDIHGGKAIMQGPKNYLASIYKSIPIIITVEGANILTRSLMIFGQGALRCHPYLYSELKCFSDQSEKSIADFNSLLGKHTRYFLKTLVKARWTALTKARFSSVPADAGTMRKHYRNVNYISALFAFLSNLIILTSGGGFKKKEIISGYFSDVLAMMYATGALLKQHHNRLHPEIDKDLTDLACSECIQHAEATLHKICLNLPKPFNWLSRFILFPLGKRIRGSSEQSYSRLAQQLYSSDDLSTLLTPDIHRESFAHLSNAVSLSREVTELRSQLKAYPRAIAQDNESWLSDLQQQGIISSDECDKLKSWQQAVDEVLEVDSFDSI